From Streptosporangium album, the proteins below share one genomic window:
- a CDS encoding ice-binding family protein: MAVGLTLVPAMAVVIATQSSASTLQLPVPLGAAASFAVLAGSTVTNTGLSVVTGDLGLSPGTAVTGFPPGTVNGAVHAADATAAQAQSDLTAAYDDAASRTPAATVATELGGTTVTPGVYTSASGTFGITGNLTLDGQGDPNALFVFQTASTLITASASTVALTGGAQARNVFWQVGSSATLGTGSSLAGNVLALTSITVTTGVSVDGRVLARNGAVTLDTDTITRPAGTLSVSAPATADLGSATPGTTTASAHLGDVTVTAGARVKDLTTAGDGAHTADTGVRPSPKLHARPGGALSITMPAPANLGSAATATVSAHLGDVTVTDTRGAPAAAWTATVGSTDFTTGDATPPETIPKEYITYSPGSATTTTGDATFTPGTPDDLGSARTAFSASDGTGSNSATWNPTITVTLPAGVVAGTYTGIITHSVA; encoded by the coding sequence ATGGCGGTGGGTCTCACGCTCGTCCCGGCCATGGCCGTGGTCATCGCCACACAGTCCAGTGCGAGCACCCTGCAATTGCCGGTGCCGCTCGGTGCAGCTGCGAGCTTCGCGGTTCTGGCCGGGAGTACCGTCACCAACACCGGCCTTTCCGTCGTCACCGGGGATCTCGGGCTGAGCCCGGGCACGGCGGTGACCGGTTTTCCGCCCGGTACGGTGAACGGTGCCGTCCACGCGGCCGATGCCACCGCCGCGCAGGCCCAGAGCGATCTGACCGCCGCCTACGACGACGCCGCTTCCCGGACTCCTGCCGCCACCGTGGCGACGGAGCTTGGTGGGACCACCGTGACACCGGGCGTCTACACCTCCGCCTCGGGCACCTTCGGCATCACCGGGAATCTGACGCTCGACGGGCAGGGAGACCCAAACGCGCTCTTCGTCTTCCAGACCGCTTCCACCCTGATCACCGCGTCTGCCAGTACGGTGGCCCTTACCGGTGGGGCCCAGGCGCGCAATGTCTTCTGGCAGGTCGGCAGCTCGGCCACGCTGGGGACCGGTTCCAGTCTCGCCGGGAACGTCCTCGCGCTGACCTCGATCACCGTGACCACCGGCGTGAGTGTGGACGGCCGTGTCCTGGCCCGCAACGGCGCCGTCACCCTCGACACCGACACCATCACCAGACCCGCCGGCACCCTCTCCGTCAGCGCGCCCGCGACCGCAGATCTGGGATCCGCGACGCCCGGCACCACCACCGCGTCGGCCCACCTCGGCGATGTCACCGTGACCGCCGGCGCGCGGGTGAAGGATCTCACCACGGCCGGCGACGGCGCCCACACCGCGGACACCGGCGTCAGACCCAGCCCCAAACTCCACGCCAGACCCGGCGGCGCCCTCTCCATCACCATGCCCGCACCCGCGAACCTGGGATCTGCGGCGACCGCCACCGTGTCAGCTCACCTCGGTGACGTCACCGTGACCGACACCCGTGGCGCCCCGGCCGCCGCCTGGACCGCGACCGTCGGCTCGACGGACTTCACCACCGGTGACGCCACCCCACCCGAGACCATCCCGAAGGAATACATCACCTACTCGCCCGGCTCGGCCACCACCACGACCGGCGACGCGACGTTCACCCCCGGCACCCCTGACGACCTCGGCTCCGCGCGCACCGCCTTCTCCGCCTCCGACGGCACGGGCAGCAACTCCGCCACCTGGAACCCGACGATCACCGTGACCTTGCCCGCCGGTGTCGTCGCCGGAACCTACACCGGCATCATCACCCACTCAGTCGCCTAG
- a CDS encoding ATP-binding protein: MQPSVSRPPAPLTGPWYRIQAITAPSRSSSAEWDFVTVLPAVLSAAQRNRPFVTGWLSRGSGAPLELITNAGPLTPPRPPRRAAAESGTVPAGPEPLLFPGGARGVRIGDEWLRDLSDLAWTTCPGRQAPPLGGRREPDADEVKRPTLFESTLVTLMSRPFAWLVVAEQTDLLDAEVAHLRTQLNVLRQYGDASERSRYDAERAERRMQELDAFREAGLWSVRVLAGAAGPEELRQIAPVLVGSAEMSHHPYRLRSALSGPVYGFADALSVTLQDPSDGAAAPFAATAGALAALAGLPRREVPGVRVLDAGFFDVTSEADVPPGALTVDLGSILDGQDRAVGSFKVPLATLNRHAFVTGATGSGKSQTVRHLLEQLTGAGIPWLAIEPAKSEYAAMGGRIEHLAPVTVINPSAPDSVPFSVNPLAPEPGYPVQAHIDMVRALFMAAFDAEEPFPQIMSLALQRVYEANGWDVVTGWAAPGAAVRPAVPTLEQLQRHAMDVIKEIGYGREVQADVEGFISLRLRSLRVGSAGRFFEGGHPADIGDLLQRNVVFAIEDVANDEDKAFLMGTLIIRIVEHLRMRARKERSSGLRHVIVIEEAHRLLRDRGAGRASTHAVELLAGMLAEIRAYGEGIVVAEQIPTKLVSDVVKNTALKVVHRLPAEDDRQLVGAAMNLSEEQSRQVVSLQPGAAAVFADGMDRPLRVQVPLGEDREHLILGHTPPICGRRSAACGQECRTGRACTLVELREADLLADAPEWAWLRIWTDTLVLAFCTNRPVPGAPRVLTDLWAELPLRRRECLLATTVERGVGRRAWSLRTVSDPAKLTEQVAGTASRLLGPDREVADRPGPAWVIPQIRWLHEVDRLFPHGQPAPNPRGPAPVMDYTLFDRPSGTTELLGHRAKALRHHPLSMEVDRNRALAWRVILGDDEHEGVEQDILTVTIGVDPAERLRHVAQMMGAGWMESVLSWPHRFVRPFEATSPEPAELVFSE; this comes from the coding sequence ATGCAGCCAAGCGTGTCCCGTCCTCCGGCCCCCCTGACCGGCCCCTGGTACCGGATCCAGGCGATCACCGCGCCCTCGCGCAGTTCCTCGGCGGAGTGGGACTTCGTCACCGTCCTGCCGGCCGTGCTCTCCGCGGCCCAGCGCAACCGGCCCTTCGTCACCGGCTGGCTCTCCCGGGGCTCGGGCGCCCCGCTGGAGCTCATCACCAACGCCGGGCCGCTGACCCCGCCCCGCCCGCCCCGCCGGGCCGCCGCCGAGAGCGGAACGGTCCCCGCCGGTCCCGAGCCGCTCCTGTTCCCCGGCGGCGCCCGGGGCGTCCGGATCGGCGACGAATGGCTCCGTGACCTGTCCGACCTGGCCTGGACGACCTGCCCGGGGCGGCAGGCCCCGCCGCTCGGAGGCCGCCGCGAACCGGACGCCGACGAGGTCAAGCGGCCCACGCTCTTCGAGTCCACCCTGGTCACGCTCATGTCCCGGCCGTTCGCCTGGCTGGTCGTCGCCGAGCAGACCGACCTGCTGGACGCCGAGGTGGCGCACCTGCGGACCCAGCTCAACGTGCTGAGGCAGTACGGCGACGCCTCCGAACGCTCCCGCTACGACGCCGAGCGGGCCGAACGGCGCATGCAGGAGCTGGACGCCTTCCGCGAGGCCGGGCTCTGGAGCGTGCGGGTGCTGGCCGGCGCCGCCGGTCCGGAGGAGCTACGCCAGATCGCCCCCGTGCTGGTCGGCTCGGCCGAGATGAGCCACCACCCCTACCGCCTGCGCAGCGCGCTGTCCGGCCCGGTGTACGGCTTCGCCGACGCGCTCTCGGTGACCCTGCAGGATCCCTCCGACGGCGCCGCCGCCCCGTTCGCGGCCACCGCCGGGGCGCTCGCCGCGCTCGCCGGGCTGCCCCGCCGTGAGGTGCCGGGGGTCCGGGTGCTGGACGCCGGCTTCTTCGACGTGACCAGCGAGGCCGACGTCCCTCCCGGAGCCCTGACCGTCGACCTCGGGTCGATCCTGGACGGGCAGGACAGGGCGGTCGGTTCCTTCAAAGTCCCCCTCGCCACCCTGAACCGGCACGCCTTCGTCACCGGCGCCACCGGCTCGGGCAAGTCCCAGACCGTCAGGCACCTGCTGGAGCAGCTCACCGGCGCGGGCATCCCCTGGCTGGCCATCGAGCCGGCCAAGTCCGAGTACGCCGCGATGGGCGGCCGGATCGAGCACCTCGCCCCGGTGACCGTGATCAACCCGTCGGCCCCGGACAGCGTGCCGTTCAGCGTCAACCCGCTCGCTCCGGAGCCCGGCTACCCGGTCCAGGCCCACATCGACATGGTGCGGGCGCTGTTCATGGCGGCCTTCGACGCCGAGGAACCGTTCCCGCAGATCATGTCGCTGGCCCTGCAGCGGGTCTACGAGGCCAACGGCTGGGACGTGGTCACCGGCTGGGCCGCCCCCGGTGCCGCCGTGCGGCCCGCCGTACCGACCCTTGAGCAGCTGCAGCGGCACGCGATGGACGTGATCAAGGAGATCGGCTACGGCAGGGAGGTCCAGGCCGACGTCGAGGGCTTCATCTCGCTGCGGTTGCGTTCGCTGCGGGTCGGCTCGGCGGGCCGGTTCTTCGAAGGGGGTCACCCCGCCGACATCGGCGACCTGCTCCAGCGCAACGTGGTGTTCGCGATCGAGGACGTGGCCAACGACGAGGACAAGGCGTTCCTGATGGGCACGCTGATCATCCGGATCGTGGAGCACCTGCGGATGCGGGCAAGAAAGGAACGGAGCAGCGGGCTCCGGCATGTCATCGTGATCGAGGAGGCGCACCGGCTGCTCCGCGACCGCGGCGCCGGGCGGGCCAGCACGCACGCGGTGGAGCTCCTCGCGGGCATGCTCGCGGAGATCCGCGCGTACGGCGAGGGCATCGTGGTGGCAGAGCAGATCCCCACCAAACTGGTCTCCGACGTCGTGAAGAACACCGCGCTGAAGGTCGTGCACCGGCTCCCCGCCGAGGACGACCGGCAGCTCGTCGGCGCCGCGATGAATCTGAGCGAGGAGCAGTCCCGGCAGGTCGTCTCGTTGCAGCCGGGCGCCGCCGCGGTCTTCGCCGACGGGATGGACCGGCCGCTCCGGGTCCAGGTGCCGCTGGGAGAGGACCGCGAGCATCTGATCCTCGGCCACACGCCACCGATCTGCGGCCGCCGTTCCGCGGCGTGCGGTCAGGAGTGCAGGACCGGCCGGGCGTGCACGCTCGTCGAGCTCCGCGAGGCCGACCTCCTCGCCGACGCGCCCGAATGGGCCTGGCTGCGCATCTGGACCGACACCCTGGTGCTGGCGTTCTGCACCAACCGGCCCGTCCCCGGTGCCCCCCGGGTGCTGACCGACCTGTGGGCCGAGCTTCCGCTGCGGCGGCGCGAATGCCTGCTGGCCACGACGGTGGAACGCGGTGTGGGCCGCCGGGCATGGTCGCTGCGGACCGTCAGCGATCCGGCGAAGCTGACCGAGCAGGTCGCCGGGACCGCGTCCCGGCTGCTGGGACCCGACCGGGAGGTCGCCGACCGGCCCGGTCCCGCCTGGGTCATCCCGCAGATCCGCTGGCTGCACGAGGTGGACAGGCTGTTCCCCCACGGTCAGCCCGCGCCCAACCCGCGCGGTCCCGCCCCGGTCATGGACTACACGCTGTTCGACCGCCCGTCCGGCACCACCGAGCTGCTCGGGCATCGCGCCAAGGCGCTGCGCCACCACCCGCTCTCCATGGAGGTGGACCGCAACCGGGCGCTGGCCTGGCGGGTGATCCTCGGCGACGACGAGCACGAGGGCGTGGAACAGGACATCCTCACGGTGACGATCGGCGTCGACCCGGCCGAGCGGCTCCGGCACGTGGCCCAGATGATGGGGGCGGGCTGGATGGAGAGCGTGCTGTCCTGGCCGCACCGGTTCGTGCGGCCGTTCGAGGCCACCTCGCCGGAGCCCGCAGAGCTCGTCTTCAGCGAGTAG
- the ygfZ gene encoding CAF17-like 4Fe-4S cluster assembly/insertion protein YgfZ: MRSPLLDTPGAVAAETPDTGVAGHYGDPFAEQRAFLAGEAMVDRSNREVVRVSGPDRLSWLNSLSSQKLDDLKPGQVTQTLFLDAQGRVEHHLTLVDDGEAVWAHVEPGTSAELIAFLDKMRFMLRVEVADVTADYAVVSVAGAARLTPPPGAILVGDDVLLPRDLLADRLGGLKLAGLWAYEALRIEGHRPRLGFETDHKTIPHEVGWIGPALHLSKGCYKGQETVARVHNLGHPPRRLVFLHLDGSVDTLPKHGAPVVCDGVEVGSVGSSARHHELGPVALAVVKRTVPVDATLQAGEVAATQEVIVPPDAGRNVSIDPALRRRIR, from the coding sequence ATGCGAAGCCCTCTGCTGGACACTCCCGGCGCGGTCGCGGCCGAGACCCCTGACACCGGCGTCGCCGGGCACTACGGTGACCCGTTCGCCGAGCAGCGTGCGTTCCTCGCCGGTGAGGCGATGGTCGACCGGAGCAACCGCGAGGTCGTCCGGGTCTCCGGGCCCGACCGGCTGAGCTGGCTCAACAGCCTGAGCTCGCAGAAGCTCGACGACCTGAAACCGGGGCAGGTCACCCAGACGCTGTTCCTGGACGCCCAGGGCAGGGTCGAGCACCACCTCACGCTCGTCGACGACGGTGAGGCCGTCTGGGCGCACGTGGAACCGGGCACGTCGGCCGAGCTCATCGCGTTCCTGGACAAGATGCGGTTCATGCTCCGGGTCGAGGTCGCCGACGTGACGGCCGATTACGCGGTGGTCTCCGTGGCCGGCGCCGCGCGGCTCACCCCACCCCCGGGAGCGATCCTCGTCGGGGACGACGTGCTGCTCCCGCGCGACCTGCTGGCCGATCGGCTCGGCGGTCTGAAGCTCGCCGGGCTCTGGGCCTACGAGGCGCTGCGGATCGAGGGGCACCGCCCCCGGCTGGGCTTCGAGACCGACCACAAGACGATCCCGCACGAGGTGGGCTGGATCGGTCCGGCCCTCCATCTGAGCAAGGGCTGCTACAAGGGCCAGGAGACCGTGGCGCGGGTGCACAACCTCGGCCACCCCCCGCGGCGCCTGGTCTTCCTGCACCTGGACGGCAGCGTCGACACCCTGCCCAAGCACGGTGCCCCCGTGGTCTGCGACGGTGTGGAGGTCGGCTCCGTCGGCAGCTCCGCCCGGCACCACGAGCTAGGTCCGGTCGCCCTGGCCGTGGTCAAACGGACCGTGCCGGTGGACGCCACGCTCCAGGCCGGGGAGGTGGCGGCGACCCAGGAGGTCATCGTGCCGCCGGATGCCGGGCGCAACGTCTCCATCGACCCGGCCCTGCGCCGCCGCATCCGCTGA
- a CDS encoding Fur family transcriptional regulator, with the protein MTETSWHEQLRARGYRVTPQRQLVLEAIKAAEHATPEEICARVQETARGVNISTVYRTLELLEELGMVTHTHLGHGAPTYHLAADSDHVHLVCHQCGEINEVRPEVVSDFAAKLDQELGFAVDVHHLTVFGRCRKCR; encoded by the coding sequence ATGACCGAGACGTCGTGGCATGAGCAACTGCGGGCGCGTGGTTACCGGGTCACCCCGCAACGCCAGCTGGTGCTTGAGGCGATCAAGGCCGCGGAGCATGCCACTCCCGAGGAGATCTGCGCCCGGGTGCAGGAGACCGCCCGCGGGGTGAACATCTCGACCGTCTACCGGACCCTCGAACTCCTCGAGGAGCTCGGCATGGTCACCCACACCCATCTCGGGCACGGTGCCCCCACCTACCACCTGGCGGCCGACTCCGATCACGTGCATCTGGTCTGCCACCAGTGCGGGGAGATCAACGAGGTCCGTCCGGAGGTGGTGAGCGATTTCGCGGCCAAGCTCGACCAGGAGCTCGGGTTCGCCGTCGACGTGCACCATCTGACGGTCTTCGGCCGTTGCCGTAAGTGCCGCTGA
- a CDS encoding DsrE family protein, whose amino-acid sequence MARSLVIKVTAGEDAPERCNQAFTVAASALASGVPVSLWLTGESAWFALPGRAKEFTLPYAAQLGDLLEAVLAAGRVTLCTQCAARRGITVDDMIEGVRIAGAPTFVEEVLGEGVQALVY is encoded by the coding sequence ATGGCACGATCACTGGTGATCAAGGTGACCGCCGGCGAGGACGCACCCGAGCGCTGCAACCAGGCGTTCACGGTGGCCGCGTCGGCGTTGGCGAGCGGGGTTCCCGTCTCTCTCTGGCTGACCGGCGAGTCAGCGTGGTTCGCCCTGCCCGGCCGGGCGAAGGAGTTCACACTGCCGTATGCCGCCCAACTCGGCGACCTGCTTGAGGCCGTGCTGGCCGCGGGCCGGGTGACGCTGTGCACGCAGTGCGCGGCCCGGCGCGGCATCACGGTGGACGACATGATCGAGGGAGTGCGCATCGCGGGCGCCCCCACCTTCGTCGAGGAGGTCCTCGGCGAAGGGGTCCAGGCGCTCGTCTACTGA
- a CDS encoding type 1 glutamine amidotransferase — MQSDSALRLVWIYPDLLSTYGDQGNVLVLEQRAQRRGIPVQTVHVRSADPVPEGGDIYLIGGGEDRPQILAAERLRRDGGLHRAIARGASLLAVCAGYQIMGTTFGGEEGQPVDGIGLIDISSGRGAGRAVGELAGEADPALGIPTLTGFENHMGVTRLGPGVRPLARTAVGTGNGDGTEGCYVGKIVGTYLHGPALARNPGLADLLLTWAVGAQLPPIDDSWFERLRRERLAAVLPG; from the coding sequence GTGCAGTCTGACAGCGCCCTGCGACTCGTCTGGATCTATCCGGACCTGTTGAGCACCTACGGGGACCAGGGCAACGTCCTGGTCCTGGAACAGCGCGCCCAGCGCCGTGGCATCCCAGTACAGACCGTCCATGTGCGTTCGGCCGATCCGGTGCCGGAGGGCGGTGACATCTACCTGATCGGCGGCGGTGAGGACCGGCCGCAGATCCTGGCGGCCGAGCGGCTGCGCCGCGACGGCGGCCTGCACCGGGCCATCGCGCGTGGCGCCTCCCTGCTGGCCGTCTGCGCGGGCTACCAGATCATGGGAACCACGTTCGGCGGGGAGGAGGGGCAGCCGGTCGACGGCATCGGCCTGATCGACATCTCCAGCGGCCGGGGCGCGGGCCGCGCGGTCGGCGAGCTGGCCGGTGAGGCCGATCCGGCGCTCGGCATCCCGACGCTGACCGGCTTCGAGAACCACATGGGCGTCACCCGGCTGGGCCCCGGCGTCCGGCCGCTGGCCCGTACGGCGGTCGGAACCGGCAACGGCGACGGCACCGAGGGCTGCTACGTCGGCAAGATCGTCGGTACCTACCTGCACGGTCCCGCGCTCGCCCGCAACCCCGGACTCGCCGACCTCCTGCTGACCTGGGCGGTCGGCGCCCAGCTCCCGCCGATCGACGACTCCTGGTTCGAACGGCTCCGCCGGGAGCGGCTGGCCGCGGTGCTGCCCGGCTGA
- a CDS encoding FABP family protein, translated as MDVPELHPDLEPIAFLVGRWEGAGVGGYPTIESFNFGQEIIFGHNGKPFLTYTSRTWLLDETGGKVRPLSTETGFWRQLPDRQLEVCLSHPTGIVEIYVGEVVFNKIELHTDVVARTATAKEYTGGHRLYGLVNGNLMWAYDMAAMGQPLQSHISAELKRVGDFVPGVD; from the coding sequence ATGGACGTTCCCGAGCTGCACCCCGACCTTGAGCCGATCGCCTTCCTCGTGGGCCGGTGGGAAGGCGCCGGAGTGGGTGGTTACCCGACGATCGAAAGCTTCAACTTCGGTCAGGAGATCATCTTCGGCCACAACGGCAAGCCCTTCCTGACCTACACCAGCCGCACCTGGCTGCTCGACGAGACGGGCGGCAAGGTCCGCCCGCTGTCCACCGAGACCGGGTTCTGGCGCCAGCTGCCCGACCGCCAGCTTGAGGTGTGCCTGTCGCATCCGACCGGGATCGTGGAGATCTACGTCGGCGAGGTGGTCTTCAACAAGATCGAACTCCACACCGACGTGGTCGCCCGGACCGCCACCGCCAAGGAGTACACCGGCGGCCACCGCCTCTACGGTCTGGTCAACGGCAATCTGATGTGGGCCTATGACATGGCGGCCATGGGACAGCCGCTCCAGTCGCACATCTCCGCCGAGCTCAAGCGGGTGGGCGACTTCGTGCCGGGAGTGGACTAA
- a CDS encoding MurT ligase domain-containing protein yields the protein MTQLPLRAQLASALGRTAATLSRATGRGDGSVIGGRIGLALEPDLLRKLAQDRKLALVSATNGKTTTTRLITSALQELGDVATNAFGANMPAGHVSALSTAKHAPYGVLEVDEKYLPEVINTTGAGVIVLMNLSRDQMDRAGEIWLLAQKWRRALAGKNTHVIANADDPLVAWGASTATRVTWVSAGQPWKEDSWCCPECGGPLDRKGMDYTPPGGHVSGMVPPRTADNDWACRECAFRRPQPSWALDDDAAIDPRGQRWVLDIQLPGRANRANAVMALATAETFGLPVQRALPRLREVRSVAGRYTTVERDGRQARLLLAKNPAGWLEAFDVLDRSLPVILSVNAQGPDGRDTSWLWDVDYRVLRGRPVYVAGERRLDLALRLDVAGVPFQLADSFGQALAAQPPGKVDVIANYTAFQQIRSEFGRAV from the coding sequence ATGACTCAGCTTCCGCTGCGGGCGCAGCTCGCGAGCGCTCTCGGCCGTACGGCCGCGACCCTTTCCAGGGCGACCGGTCGCGGTGACGGATCGGTGATCGGCGGCCGGATCGGCCTGGCGCTGGAGCCCGACCTGCTGCGCAAGCTCGCGCAGGACCGCAAGCTGGCGCTGGTGAGCGCGACCAACGGCAAGACCACCACGACCCGGCTGATCACCTCCGCACTGCAGGAACTCGGCGACGTCGCCACCAACGCCTTCGGCGCCAACATGCCCGCCGGGCACGTCTCGGCGCTGTCGACGGCCAAGCACGCCCCGTACGGCGTGCTGGAGGTCGACGAGAAATACCTGCCCGAGGTGATCAACACCACCGGTGCCGGCGTGATCGTCCTGATGAACCTCAGCCGTGACCAGATGGACCGGGCGGGGGAGATCTGGCTGCTGGCCCAGAAGTGGCGCCGGGCGCTCGCGGGGAAGAACACCCACGTGATCGCCAATGCCGACGACCCGCTGGTGGCCTGGGGTGCGTCCACGGCCACCAGGGTCACCTGGGTCTCGGCGGGGCAGCCGTGGAAAGAGGACTCCTGGTGCTGCCCCGAGTGCGGCGGCCCGCTGGACCGCAAGGGCATGGACTACACCCCGCCCGGCGGTCACGTCTCGGGCATGGTCCCCCCTCGCACGGCCGACAACGACTGGGCCTGCCGCGAGTGCGCCTTCCGGCGTCCACAGCCGTCCTGGGCCCTCGACGACGACGCGGCGATCGACCCGCGCGGGCAGCGCTGGGTGCTGGACATCCAGCTCCCCGGCCGGGCCAACCGGGCCAACGCCGTGATGGCACTGGCCACCGCGGAGACGTTCGGCCTGCCGGTCCAGCGGGCACTGCCCCGGCTGCGTGAGGTCAGATCCGTCGCCGGCCGCTACACCACGGTGGAGCGCGACGGGCGGCAGGCCCGGCTGTTGCTCGCCAAGAACCCGGCGGGCTGGCTGGAGGCGTTCGACGTGCTCGACCGCTCGCTCCCGGTGATCCTGTCGGTGAACGCCCAGGGGCCCGACGGCCGCGACACCTCCTGGCTCTGGGACGTCGACTACCGCGTCCTGCGCGGCAGGCCGGTCTACGTGGCCGGGGAGCGGCGGCTCGACCTCGCGCTCCGGCTCGACGTGGCGGGGGTGCCGTTCCAGCTTGCGGACTCCTTCGGACAGGCGCTCGCCGCCCAACCACCCGGCAAGGTCGACGTGATCGCCAACTACACCGCCTTCCAGCAGATCCGATCGGAGTTCGGTCGTGCAGTCTGA